A window of Candidatus Thermoplasmatota archaeon genomic DNA:
GACGAGTGGATCCAGGTTCAGGGCTTCGAGACGACGGCGGACATCGAGGTCCCCGAGAAGCTCATCGACCAGGTGATCGGTCAGGAGCGCGCCGTCGAGGTCATCCGGAAGGCGACCGAGCAGAAGCGCCACGTGATGCTCATCGGCGACCCCGGTACGGGCAAGTCGATGCTCGCGCGCTCGATGACGGAGCTCCTCCCGCACGAGGAGCTCGAGGACATCATCGCCTATCCGAACCAGGAGGATCCCCACCAACCCCGCATCCGGGTCGTCCCCGCCGGCAAGGGGAAGGAGATCGTCCAGGCCCAGAAGGCGGAGGCGAACCGCAAGCAGGAGCGCAAGGCGACCCTGCAGCTCCTCATCATGCTCGGCATCGGCGCGTTCGCCGTGATGATGTTCATCCAGAACCGCGACCCGATGATCCTCATCTTCGGCATCATCGCGGCGGCGATGATCTTCATGGTCATGCGCCAGATGAGCCAGCGCGAGACCGCGCTCGTGCCGAAGCTCCTCGTGAGCCACTCGCCGCACGACAAGCCCCCCTTCGTCGACGCGACGGGCTCCCACGCGGGCGCGCTTCTCGGCGACGTGCGCCACGACCCCTTCCAGTCCGGCGGCCTCGAGACCCCCGCGCACGAGCGCGTCGAGCCCGGCGGCATCCACAAGGCGCACAAGGGCGTCCTCTTCATCGACGAGATCAATGTCCTGCGCCTCGAGTCCCAGCAGTCGCTCCTCACGGCCTTGCAGGAGAAGCGCTTCGCCATCATGGGCCAGAGCGAGCGATCCTCCGGCGCCATGGTCAAGACCGAGTCCGTGCCGTGCGACTTCATCCTCGTCGCGGCCGGCAACATGGACGCGATCAAGGGTCAGGACAACAATCCCTTCCACCCGGGCATGCACCCGGCGCTCCGCAGCCGCATCCGAGGGTACGGCTACGAGATCTTCATGAACAACACCATGGACGACTCGTCCGAGAACCGGACGAAGCTCATCCGCTTCGTCGCGCAGGAGATCAAGCGCGACGGCAAGATCCCCCACTTCGACCGCGCAGCCGTGTCGGAGATCATCCGCGAAGCGCAGCGCCGCAGCGGTCGCCGGGGCAAGCTGACGCTCCGGCTCCGCGAGCTCGGCGGTCTCGTCCGCACGGCGGGCGACGTCGCGATCGAGGAGAAGGCGCCGCTCGTGACGGCCCAACACGTGGTCACGGCGAAGCGCATCGCGCGCTCGCTCGAGCAGCAGGTCGTCGACCAGTACATGGAAGTTCGCAAGGAGTACCGCAACTTCCGCACGAGCGGCGGCGCCGTGGGTCAGGTCAACGGGCTCGCGGTCATGGGCGGCGGCGAGGTCGGCGAGCCGAGCGGCATCATGATGCCGATCGTCGCCGAAGTCACGCCCGCGCAGACGAAGAACGGCGGCCAGATCATCGCGACCGGCAAGCTCGGGGAGATCGCGAAGGAAGCCGTCCAGAACGTGAGCGCGATCATCAAGAAATACACGGGCGAGGACATCTCGAGCCACGACGTCCACATCCAGTTCGTCGGCGCCTACGAGGGCGTCGAGGGCGACTCCGCCTCGATCAGCGTCGCGACGGCGGTCATCAGCGCGTTCGAGGAGGTCGAGATCGACCAGAACATCGCGATGACGGGCAGCCTCAGCGTCCGCGGCGACGTGCTCCCGATCGGGGGCGTCACGCAGAAGATCGAGGCCGCCGCGCAGGTCGGGATCAAGAAGGTCATCATCCCGAAGGCAAACCTCAACGACGTGCTCATCGAGGAGAAGTTCCGCGAGCAGGTCGAGATCATCCCGGTCGAGAGCCTCGACCAGGTGCTCGATGCGGTCCTCATCGGCCAGAAGAAGAAGGGCCTGCTCGAGAAGCTCGCGAAGATCGTCCCTCGCCCGAGCGCGATTCGCGACGCGGCCGCCGCGGCCGCCGCGGACCCGAAGGCGCCGAAGCCGTCGGGCGCGTGATCCGGGACCGCGCGCATTTCGCCGCGCGATCACGCGCGACGCCGTTCGAAAGCGGGTCACTTGCGCGATGTCCGGTGTCGAGGACGCCGCTCGAACCCCGATCACTGCGCAGGGTCCTGTAGCCGGACGCGGCTCGAACCCGGATCGCTGCGCAGGGTCTCGT
This region includes:
- the lonB gene encoding ATP-dependent protease LonB; this encodes MSKVAAVDEWIQVQGFETTADIEVPEKLIDQVIGQERAVEVIRKATEQKRHVMLIGDPGTGKSMLARSMTELLPHEELEDIIAYPNQEDPHQPRIRVVPAGKGKEIVQAQKAEANRKQERKATLQLLIMLGIGAFAVMMFIQNRDPMILIFGIIAAAMIFMVMRQMSQRETALVPKLLVSHSPHDKPPFVDATGSHAGALLGDVRHDPFQSGGLETPAHERVEPGGIHKAHKGVLFIDEINVLRLESQQSLLTALQEKRFAIMGQSERSSGAMVKTESVPCDFILVAAGNMDAIKGQDNNPFHPGMHPALRSRIRGYGYEIFMNNTMDDSSENRTKLIRFVAQEIKRDGKIPHFDRAAVSEIIREAQRRSGRRGKLTLRLRELGGLVRTAGDVAIEEKAPLVTAQHVVTAKRIARSLEQQVVDQYMEVRKEYRNFRTSGGAVGQVNGLAVMGGGEVGEPSGIMMPIVAEVTPAQTKNGGQIIATGKLGEIAKEAVQNVSAIIKKYTGEDISSHDVHIQFVGAYEGVEGDSASISVATAVISAFEEVEIDQNIAMTGSLSVRGDVLPIGGVTQKIEAAAQVGIKKVIIPKANLNDVLIEEKFREQVEIIPVESLDQVLDAVLIGQKKKGLLEKLAKIVPRPSAIRDAAAAAAADPKAPKPSGA